The Pseudoalteromonas tunicata genome segment CAATGCCCTTATCACGAACTCGATGATCACGATATTGATGATACAACACAGCATGTGATGATTTATAAAGCGCAGCAACTGATTGCTTATGCGAGGTGTTTAAAGCCTACAGCAACGTTTAGCGGTGCCGCGATTGGTCGAGTGGTGGTATCTGATACTGCAAGAGGCCAAGGCATTGCAAATATATTGATGAATAAAGCGATTGAGCAAGTGCATTTACGTTGGCCGCAAAGCGAGCTTTATATTTCAGCACAAAGCTATTTATTGACGTTTTATACTCATTTAGGCTTTGAGCTGTGCTCTGAGCCTTATTTAGAAGATGGTATTGCGCATCAGGATATGAAATTAAAAAAGCGCTAATTACAAAATTAGCGCTTTTTTATGGGTTATAAATTTTACTTACAACACTGAGTTAAGAAATACTAAACCAATACAGATAGGGCATACGTACTTGAT includes the following:
- a CDS encoding GNAT family N-acetyltransferase — protein: MMLEIKIKPFSELSTMEFYQISKLRIDVFVVEQQCPYHELDDHDIDDTTQHVMIYKAQQLIAYARCLKPTATFSGAAIGRVVVSDTARGQGIANILMNKAIEQVHLRWPQSELYISAQSYLLTFYTHLGFELCSEPYLEDGIAHQDMKLKKR